GATTTCACAGTTAAACCTGTATTTTCAGAACTCTCAGATGTATTAAAATATTCTGTAAATATGTTTTTTGTAAGTTTTACCTATTTCCTACTTTCACAGGTAAATATAACCATCTCTGGAATGTATTTGGAATCATCAAAAGTTGCTATATATAGCATTAGCAGTTCTGTAGCCGGACTTTCAGTATTTTTCCTTGTAAGCATAAATTCAATTTTCGGAACAGTTATTTCTGAACTTTATCATACAAATAAATTTGAAACATTAAAAAAATTATATTCAACTGTAATAAGAATAGTAATAACTTCAACTATTCCTTTAACATTATGGATGGTATTATATTCAAAAGAAATTTTAAGCTTTTTTGGTAAAGATTATATGGAAGGATATTTAGTATTATCTTTCTTAGCAATCGGGCAATTTGTAAACGCAATAGTTGGACCCAATGGCTTAATGCTCTCCATGACAAAACATCAAAAATTAGAACTAATCAATGGAATATTAATAGCAGCACTAAATATATCTTTAAATATTTTTTTAATTCCAAAATATGGTATTGTTGGTTCTGCGATAGGAGGAACTGTAGCAATAGCATCAATAAATATATTAAAAAGTGTAGAAGTATATATTTTCTTAAAAATACAACCCTATGATAAAAAAATAATAAAACCTATTATTTCTGGAATTATTTTAATATTTGTATTACTATTAATTAAAAATGTTATTCATTCATACAATATACTTTTCATTGTTTTAATGTTAATCATCTCATACATGATTTATCTAATAATAATGAGAATATTAAAATGGAATAAAGAAGATTTAGAGCTATTCAATGCTCTGTTGAGCAAAATTAGGAAAAAATAAAATTTTAACATTATAATTCTAATATTTTATCAATTTTTACTTGCTTTTGGAATAAAAATATAGTATAATAACATAGGCTCCAATTAGAGTGTTGGTGCCTATGTTTTTTTAATACTCGAAAGGAGATTCTCCTATGTCTGAAAAGGTAACAATTAAAATCCCTAAACCATTATATGAAAGTTTAAAAAAAATAATAGAGGGCACAGGATATAGTAGTGTAACAGAATTTGTAATTTTTGTACTAAGAGATTTGGTTTCTTCTAACGAACCAGAAGATTATAAGGAAAATATAGAGGAATTTACAGAAGAAGAACTTGAAATAATAAAACAAAGACTAAGAAATTTAGGATACATAGATTAAACAAAATGGGGGATGGCGAATGCAAGAAAAGTCACCAAATGTAAAGTGGCAACATACAAAAATAAGAAAAGAAGATAGAGAAAAAGTTTTAAAACAAAAAGGATTTGTATTATGGTTCACCGGACTTTCTGGTTCGGGAAAGTCAACGATTGCCATTGAAGTCGAATATATTTTAAATTCAATGGGATACGCTACATATCTCCTAGATGGAGATAATATAAGACATGGTTTAAATAAAGATTTAGGTTTTTCTGTAGAAGATAGAAAAGAAAATATAAGAAGAATTTCAGAGGTTGCCTGCTTATTTCAAGATGCTGGAATAATAACATTAGCTACATTTATCTCCCCTTTTAAAAAAGATAGAGAAAATATAAGAAAATTAATACCTGAAAACAGATTTATAGAAATATATGTTAAATGTTCATTAGAAACATGCGAAAAAAGAGATATCAAAGGGTTATATAAAAAAGCAAGAGAAGGCATTATAAAAGACTTTACAGGTATATCCTCGCCATACGAAGAACCAGAAAATCCTGAAATAATAGTAAATACAGATAAAGAAACCTTAGAAGAATCCATTAATAAAATTATAACATATTTAAAAAATCACCAATTAATCAGGTGATTGCATGAAAAGAAAAATAATTTTTCTTATAACAATTATTTTATTTTCCCTTCCTTTTATAACCAATCCACCAGAAGGTCTTGATTCTAATGGATATAAATCACTTGTAATTTTTCTTGTTTCTATATTATGGTGGAGTACAAAATTTGTTCCTTTAATGATTACAAGCATACTATCTATAATTTCATTTCCACTGCTTGGAATTCAGAGTTCTGCAGAAGTTTATTCGAAATTTGGGAATAGCGCTGTTTTTTTTGTTTTGGGCTCATTTATTTTAGCTTCTGCAATGATTAGAAGTGGTTTGAGTAAAAGAATTGCGTTAAAATTTCTCGTAATTTTTGGAAAAACACCATTATCATTAGTTTTAAGTTTTCAGTATCTTGCTATAATCATGTCTTTCTGGACATCGGGGCATGCTGTGGCAGCTATGTTGATGCCTATAGTTCTTGAAATTGGAAATGTTTTGTATGAACAAGAAAATGGAGAAATATATCTAAAGTTTTTAACCCTTTCATCTATGTGGGGATCTATTATTGGTTCTGGAACAACTTTGCTTGGCGGTGCTAGAGGACCTCTTGCAATAGCTATGTTAAAAAAAATAACAGGTATAAATATATCATTTACTCAATGGATTATTTCAACATTACCGATAGTTATTTCTGTCTCAACAATTGCTTCTATAATAATTATAAAAAATACACCAAAAAATATTGATATCTCTAAAGGCATCAATCTTTTAAAAAATAAAAATTTAAAACTTTCAAAATTATCTCAAAGAGAATTATATATATTAACTATATTAATAATTACTATGATAATGTGGATAAGTTTTGGCACAAAAATGGGAATCGCAAATATTGCACTTTTATCAGTAATAATATTATTTATCTTTAGATTAATATCCTGGAATGAAGTTGAAAAAGATGTTAATTGGGGTATCATTCTAATGTATGGCGGAGCAATCGCAATGGGAAGCACATTAGCAGAAACTGGAGTTTCAACCTGGATAATGAACTTAATTCCTATATCAAACTCATTACTATTTTTAGTATTAATTATAATAATAACCGTATTATTTACAGAGTTTATGAGTAATACTGCTGTTGTTGCATTTTTGTTGCCTATTGTATTATCAACAGGATTATCCTTAAATATTTTACCGCAAATACTTGTGTTTAGTGTTGTATTACCAGCAGGTTTCGCTTTTATGTTACCAATGAGCACACCAGCTGTTGCTATAATGTTATCAACAAATTATATTGATACAAAAGACACTATAAAATATGGAATAATTTTAAATATTACAGGTATTATTGCGACTATACTTTCAATATTAATATATTGGCCTATATTATATAAATAAGAGGTGCATTATGAATAATATTATTATTAATATAGACATGAAAAAAAACAAAAAGGCACTATCTAGAATATTTAAAAAATATGATAATCCAGAGTTTTATCTAATCATAGATGAGAATATAGTATATTTATCCGCTGAGTTCTTAATAAGCAATGGATGGCTTGGAGAAGAAACAATCAATCAACTAAAAGATGTTTTACTAAATAATTTAACAATTATGAGGGAAAAATGGATAAAATTTTCCAGGGAATTATATCCAAATATACAAATTAAAAAAATTAATGGAAATTACAAAGAAATCATTGAAAAAATCATAGAAGAAAAAAATATAGATGAATTAATTATAACTTTCAAAAAAGATTTCAACCCCTACTGGAACATATTAAAATATATTTTTGAAAATATTTCAAAAAAGTATAAGGTTAAAATAACCATAATCAACTAGGAGGTGCACAATGGATCATCTTGAACGATTAGAAGTAAAAAGCATACATATATTTAGAGAAGCATACGCAAACTTCAAAAACTTATGTATGCTATGGTCAATAGGAAAAGATAGTACAGTATTATTATGGCTTGCCAGAAAAGCATTTTTTGGGCATGTGCCTTTTCCTTTAGTTCATATTGATACAAGTTATAAAATACCAGAAATGATTGAATATAGAGATAGATTAGCAATGGAATGGAATTTAGATATGATATATGGCCAAAATGTAGAAGCACTAAAAACAAAACAAACATTTCCTGATGGAAATGCAACTAGGCTTGAATGTTGTAAAAGATTAAAAACAGATGCCTTAAGACATACTTTAGATGGAACATGGACGAGATATAGATTAAATCACGCAACTGGTAAATATGAACCAGATCCTAATAGAGAACCTTTTACGGGAGTTATCGTTGGTGTTAGAGCTGACGAAGAAGGATCTAGATCAAAAGAAAGGTATTTTTCCCCAAGAGATCAAGAAAATCTTTGGGATATTTCCGATCAACCACCAGAATTTTGGAATCAATACAAAACAGATTTTGCACCAGGAACACATTTAAGAATACATCCTTTACTCGATTGGACAGAATTGGATATATGGAAGTATATCAAAAGAGAAAATATACCCACAGTTTCATTATATTATGATAATGGAAATGGAAAAAGATATAGATCATTAGGATGTTATCCATGTACATTCCCAATAGATTCAAATGCAAAAAATGTAGATGAAGTAATAGAAGAATTAGAAAGCGGTAAATTAAAAAATATTGCAGAAAGATCCGGAAGAGCACAAGATAAAGAAGATGGTGGAGGATTAGAAGAATTAAGAAAAGATGGATACATGTAAGAAGGGGGATTAAAATGGATAAAATAATAGAAAAACAAGATATGAGTATAGTTTTTGTAGGACACGTTGATCACGGAAAAAGTACAATAGTAGGAAGACTATTAGCAGATACCAACTCTTTACCTGAAGGAAAACTTGAACAAGTTAAAGAAAATTGTAGAAGAAATTCTAAACCATTTGAATATGCATTTTTAATTGATGCATTAAAAGATGAACAAGCACAAGGAATAACAATAGATGCTGCAAGGATATTCTTTAAAACAGAAAAAAGAAATTATATAATAATAGACGCTCCAGGGCATATAGAATTCTTAAAAAATATGGTTACAGGTGCATCACATGCTGAAGCAGCATTACTAGTAATAGATGCAGCAGAAGGAGTTAAAGAAAACTCAAAAAGGCATGGATATATGTTAGCAATGTTGGGCATTAAACAAATAACTGTATTAGTAAATAAAATGGATTTAATAAACTATGATGAAAAAATATATAATAGTATTGTAAAAGAATATACAGAATTTCTAAATAAAATAAACATTACACCAAAAACATTTATACCAGTATCAGGACTTGAAGGAGATAATATAGCCTCATTATCAAACAAAATGCCATGGTATAATGGTCAAACTGTATTAGAAACATTAGATTCTTTTGAAACAGAAAAGCTTCCAGAAGACAAACCATTTAGAATGCCTGTACAGGACGTATATAAATTTACTAAAAGTGGAGATAATAGGAGAATAGTTGCTGGAACTATAGAAACAGGAAAAATTAAAGTTGGAGATGAAGTTATATTCTATCCTTCTGGAAAAAAAAGCAAAGTAAAAACAATAGAAGAGTTTAATAAACCAATACAAACAGAAAAAAAAGCAGGACAACATTGTGGTTTTACATTAGAAGAACAAATATATGTAAGAAGAGGAGAAATTGCTACAGTAAATGGCGAAAAAAAACCATTGGTATCTAAAAAAATAAAAGCAAATATGTTTTGGTTAGGAAAAGATCCAATGATTAAAGGTAAAGAATACATATTAAAAATAGGAACAGCTAAAGTCAGATGCAAAATAGACAAAATAAATATGATATTAGATGCTTCAACATTAGAAAAATCAATAAAAGATAGAATAGATAGACATGATGTAGCAGAAATAATATTAAAAACAGAAAAGCCAATAGCATTTGACTTGACATATGAAATTCCTCAAACTAGCAGATTTGTTATAGTAGATAATTATGAAATTTCTGGTGGAGGAATAATAATTGAACAAGTTAAAGATGAACAATACAATATAAGAGATAAGGTTATATTAAGGAATTACAAATGGATAAAAGGAGATATTTCAAGAGAAGAAAGAGCAGAAAAATATTCTCAAAAATCAACATTATTATTGATAACAGGAAAAGAAGGAGAAGGAAGAAAAGATATTGCAAGAGCATTAGAAAAGAGATTATTTAATGATGGTAAATTTGTATATTTTTTAGGTATAGGAAATATATTATATGGTGTTGATGCTGATATAAAAAATCATGAAGATTCAAAAGTTAAAAATAGAGAAGAACATTTGAGGAGAATGGCTGAAATAGCTCATATAATGTTAGATTCTGGAATGATATTAATAATTACAGCAATAGAACTAACAAATAAAGATTTGGATTTAATTAAAACAATTGTAGACCCAGATTTAATTCAAGTAATATGGGTAGGCGAAGATATAACAACAGACATAAAACCGGATTTACACATCTACGATTTTGAACACACAGAATCTGCAATGAATATAATCAAATCAGAATTACAAGAAAAAGGAATAATATTTAAACCCTGGTAAATAGAAGGAGGTAGTTAAAATGGCAAAAGAAATCAAAATTTCAGATGAATTATTTGAAAAAATCAAATCAAACCTGGAAGAATATGGTTTTGAAACTGTAGATGAATATGTGGAATTTGTATTAAATGAAGTATTAAACTCAGATGAAGAAAATAATGAAGAAGTATTCAATGAAGAAGAAGAAGAAATAATAAAAAAGAGATTACAAGATTTAGGATATCTTGATTAAAGGAGATGCGAATATGAAAAATAAAAAATTAGTTGTAATAGGGTTGGATTGTGCTGATCCAAAACTCGTTTTTGAAGAGTTTATAGATGAATTACCAACAATTAAGAAAATTGCAGAAGATGGAAGTTATGGTCCGTTGGAATCAACAATTCCGCCAATTACAGTTCCTGCGTGGATGTCAATGATGACAGGTAAAGATCCTGGAACATTGGGGTTTTACGGTTTTAGAAACAGAAAAGATTATTCATATGATTCTGTATTCTTTGCAAATTCAAGACTAGTAAAAGAAAAAACAGTATGGGATAAATTAGGTGAAAAGGGTTTAAAATCAATTGTTTTAGGTGTTCCTTTAACCTACCCACCAAAATCAATAAATGGATATCTGGTGACTAGTTTCTTAACTCCAAGCACAAAATCAGAATACACCTATCCAAAATCTTTAAAAAAAGAAATAGAAAATTGGGTAGGAGAATATATGTTTGATGTTGAAAATTTTAGAAGTAATGACAAAGAAAGACTATTAAAAGATTTATATATAATGGAAGAAAAAAGATTCACTGTTGCTAAACATTTATTAACAGAAAAAGAATGGGACTTTTTCATGATGGTTATAATGGGAACAGATAGATTACATCATGCATTCTGGGCACATTATGATAAAACTCATTTTAAACATGATCCAAATAGTAAATTTGTAAATGCAATAAAAGATTATTATAAGTTTATTGATGAGAAAATAGAAGAATTAATAAGTACTCTTCCAGAAAACACAGAAATTCTAATAGTTTCCGATCATGGAGTTAAAAAAATGGAAGGTGGAATAGCAATTAATGATTGGTTAATAGAAAAAGGATATTTAGCTTTAAAAGAAAAACCAGAAAAACCTACAAGAATTGGTAAATTAATTTCTGAAGATAAAATAGATTGGTCAAAAACAAAAGCCTGGGGAATGGGAGGTTATTACGGAAGAATATTCCTTAATGTTAAAGGAAGAGAACCAAATGGAATAATTCCAAAAGAAAAATACGAAGAAGTAAGAAACCAATTAATAAAAGACTTATCTGAAATTACAGATGAAAATGGAAATAATATAGGTACAGTTTCATTCAAACCAGAAGAAGTATACGAAAAAACAAACAATATTGCACCGGATTTAATCGTTTATTTTGGTAATTTAGACTGGCGTTCAATGGGAACAGTTGGAAATGAAACAATATGGCTTCATGAAAATGACACTGGTCCAGATGATGCAAACCATGCTCAACATGGAATGATTCTGAGTACTTTGAAAAATGTTCCAAAAAAAATTACTGATGTCCACAAATTCATTCTTAATTTTTATAATTTATAAATAACCTGGAGCTTTTTGGCTCCAGGTTATTATTTAGGTAATTTATACCCATATAAATTTCTTGAAATTTTATTTTTTAAATATATCTTTCTTTCAAGAATTAACTTATCATTAATATCATTTTGAATTTCACTCTCTTTACTGTAATCATATACCTCAATTTTTTTATTGTTTATTTTTGCTATGTTAGTTATTTCATAAACACTATCAATTACAGAACTTCCTATTCTCTTATAACCAAAAGCTATTTCTTCCCTTGAACTTTCAATAAATATATTCTCTTCTCCAAAAAGATATCTACTAATTATTTCATGAATTCGCCTGGTTGAAAATATTCCTTTATCATCTATCTTAATTTTATTTGCATTTTTCCCAATAAAACTTAAAGGAACATGCAAAATTTCTTCTATTAATCCATTTCCAGGATGTTCAAAAATACCATTTTCACCAAACGCTTCACCGTGATCAGAAACAACCACTACTAAACTATTTTCCAAATTAAATTTTTTATCTATCTCATTTATTAAAATTTCTAAATTCTTATCTAAA
Above is a genomic segment from Marinitoga sp. 38H-ov containing:
- the cysC gene encoding adenylyl-sulfate kinase codes for the protein MQEKSPNVKWQHTKIRKEDREKVLKQKGFVLWFTGLSGSGKSTIAIEVEYILNSMGYATYLLDGDNIRHGLNKDLGFSVEDRKENIRRISEVACLFQDAGIITLATFISPFKKDRENIRKLIPENRFIEIYVKCSLETCEKRDIKGLYKKAREGIIKDFTGISSPYEEPENPEIIVNTDKETLEESINKIITYLKNHQLIR
- a CDS encoding alkaline phosphatase family protein encodes the protein MKNKKLVVIGLDCADPKLVFEEFIDELPTIKKIAEDGSYGPLESTIPPITVPAWMSMMTGKDPGTLGFYGFRNRKDYSYDSVFFANSRLVKEKTVWDKLGEKGLKSIVLGVPLTYPPKSINGYLVTSFLTPSTKSEYTYPKSLKKEIENWVGEYMFDVENFRSNDKERLLKDLYIMEEKRFTVAKHLLTEKEWDFFMMVIMGTDRLHHAFWAHYDKTHFKHDPNSKFVNAIKDYYKFIDEKIEELISTLPENTEILIVSDHGVKKMEGGIAINDWLIEKGYLALKEKPEKPTRIGKLISEDKIDWSKTKAWGMGGYYGRIFLNVKGREPNGIIPKEKYEEVRNQLIKDLSEITDENGNNIGTVSFKPEEVYEKTNNIAPDLIVYFGNLDWRSMGTVGNETIWLHENDTGPDDANHAQHGMILSTLKNVPKKITDVHKFILNFYNL
- the cysD gene encoding sulfate adenylyltransferase subunit CysD, producing MDHLERLEVKSIHIFREAYANFKNLCMLWSIGKDSTVLLWLARKAFFGHVPFPLVHIDTSYKIPEMIEYRDRLAMEWNLDMIYGQNVEALKTKQTFPDGNATRLECCKRLKTDALRHTLDGTWTRYRLNHATGKYEPDPNREPFTGVIVGVRADEEGSRSKERYFSPRDQENLWDISDQPPEFWNQYKTDFAPGTHLRIHPLLDWTELDIWKYIKRENIPTVSLYYDNGNGKRYRSLGCYPCTFPIDSNAKNVDEVIEELESGKLKNIAERSGRAQDKEDGGGLEELRKDGYM
- a CDS encoding ribbon-helix-helix domain-containing protein, which codes for MSEKVTIKIPKPLYESLKKIIEGTGYSSVTEFVIFVLRDLVSSNEPEDYKENIEEFTEEELEIIKQRLRNLGYID
- a CDS encoding CopG family transcriptional regulator; this encodes MAKEIKISDELFEKIKSNLEEYGFETVDEYVEFVLNEVLNSDEENNEEVFNEEEEEIIKKRLQDLGYLD
- a CDS encoding flippase translates to MDNDYKNYLKTTAKQSSFTFLIRIVAYVLSFILQALFARYLGSQDYGLYALGFNITNIGIIFTTFGMPASMQRFLGEYLGKKETKKAQSIINAGFIIVTLTSIIAFTVLNINKHFFAINIFKKPELENTFIYFSFILIIMSYLSLFSGIFMGLKQPAKFNFQKEIVERLLRIAFFIPLFYFGYKLYGAIISTIISNIIILIILTYQFKKTKLLDFTVKPVFSELSDVLKYSVNMFFVSFTYFLLSQVNITISGMYLESSKVAIYSISSSVAGLSVFFLVSINSIFGTVISELYHTNKFETLKKLYSTVIRIVITSTIPLTLWMVLYSKEILSFFGKDYMEGYLVLSFLAIGQFVNAIVGPNGLMLSMTKHQKLELINGILIAALNISLNIFLIPKYGIVGSAIGGTVAIASINILKSVEVYIFLKIQPYDKKIIKPIISGIILIFVLLLIKNVIHSYNILFIVLMLIISYMIYLIIMRILKWNKEDLELFNALLSKIRKK
- a CDS encoding GTP-binding protein: MDKIIEKQDMSIVFVGHVDHGKSTIVGRLLADTNSLPEGKLEQVKENCRRNSKPFEYAFLIDALKDEQAQGITIDAARIFFKTEKRNYIIIDAPGHIEFLKNMVTGASHAEAALLVIDAAEGVKENSKRHGYMLAMLGIKQITVLVNKMDLINYDEKIYNSIVKEYTEFLNKINITPKTFIPVSGLEGDNIASLSNKMPWYNGQTVLETLDSFETEKLPEDKPFRMPVQDVYKFTKSGDNRRIVAGTIETGKIKVGDEVIFYPSGKKSKVKTIEEFNKPIQTEKKAGQHCGFTLEEQIYVRRGEIATVNGEKKPLVSKKIKANMFWLGKDPMIKGKEYILKIGTAKVRCKIDKINMILDASTLEKSIKDRIDRHDVAEIILKTEKPIAFDLTYEIPQTSRFVIVDNYEISGGGIIIEQVKDEQYNIRDKVILRNYKWIKGDISREERAEKYSQKSTLLLITGKEGEGRKDIARALEKRLFNDGKFVYFLGIGNILYGVDADIKNHEDSKVKNREEHLRRMAEIAHIMLDSGMILIITAIELTNKDLDLIKTIVDPDLIQVIWVGEDITTDIKPDLHIYDFEHTESAMNIIKSELQEKGIIFKPW
- a CDS encoding DASS family sodium-coupled anion symporter; translation: MKRKIIFLITIILFSLPFITNPPEGLDSNGYKSLVIFLVSILWWSTKFVPLMITSILSIISFPLLGIQSSAEVYSKFGNSAVFFVLGSFILASAMIRSGLSKRIALKFLVIFGKTPLSLVLSFQYLAIIMSFWTSGHAVAAMLMPIVLEIGNVLYEQENGEIYLKFLTLSSMWGSIIGSGTTLLGGARGPLAIAMLKKITGINISFTQWIISTLPIVISVSTIASIIIIKNTPKNIDISKGINLLKNKNLKLSKLSQRELYILTILIITMIMWISFGTKMGIANIALLSVIILFIFRLISWNEVEKDVNWGIILMYGGAIAMGSTLAETGVSTWIMNLIPISNSLLFLVLIIIITVLFTEFMSNTAVVAFLLPIVLSTGLSLNILPQILVFSVVLPAGFAFMLPMSTPAVAIMLSTNYIDTKDTIKYGIILNITGIIATILSILIYWPILYK